TCTGTTAACGGTCTTAAACGCTCACCTCGTCCTGCAGCTAAAATCATCGCCTTGATCATACTGATGCCTCATCTGCAATAGATTTGCTGTTTTCCAAGCATACTTGCTCTTTAGCACATGCAAAGCGAGGCACAATATTAGCTTCCAGCCACTGTCCAAACTCTGCTAACTCGACATAACGCGCGCTGATATCAACAATATATTGCAACGTGAGCGGAATATCTTTGATATAGCCAGTTTTACCATCACGATGTTTTAACCTGGTAAAAATACCTGCCGCCTTAATGTGGCGCTGAAGTCCCATTAAATCAAACCAGCGCTGATAGCGACTAAACGTCGTCTGCTTTTCAATAACGCCTGCGGCCTGCATGGCGTCAAAATGGCTTTGCATCAAAGGGTTAACTAATTCATCTGGCCAACGAATATAGCAGTCGCGCAGCAATGACACTGCGTCATAAGTCACAGGACCGATCACCGCATCTTGAAAGTCAATCACCGCAAGTTTGCTGTCACTACTTTCTTGTTCAGTCAGTAATAAGTTGCGGCTATGAAAGTCTCGATGCATGCCAACTTGCGGCTGCTCAAGGGCGCTTGCTATTAACACCTTGTTGGTGTTTTCAATCAGTGTCGACTCCTGGTCACTTGGTTGGTAATTGAGATGACACTCAAGTAACCACTCGGTAAAAATACCCAACTCGCGGCGTAAGAATGCTTCATCAAATTGAGCGAGCTCACCTTGGGCTGTTTGGGTAACGCCAGCGATAGACGGCAACAACGCGAGTGCTTGTTGGTAATATTGAGTCACGGTTTGCGGCGTTAAATGGCTCAGTAGTTGTTCGTCACCCAAGTCGGTTTGTAACACAAACCCTTGCTGTGCATCACTGGCAATAACCTCTGGCACCAACAACCCGGCCTGCTTATAAGCCTCTGCCATCGCAATAAATGGCTCGATAGGCACAAGTTCAACAGGCGAGTCAGCGACAATATAACTAGTCGCATTTAACCTAGCTTGCTCAACATGATGGGGGGATGCCTGAGATACTTGATTTTGCTGTGCTGTGAGCGTGACACGAAAATATCTTCTGAAGCTGGCATCTCCGCTGATAAGCCGAATTTCAAATGGTTGTTCAAATAACGGCGTTAACCACGCCTGAAGGGCAACAAATCTTTGATCTGATTGGCTCATCTCATTAGCTCTTGCTGGAAAATTGTTTTATTATAACCAGCAAAATTAGTGGAATCAGCTAAATTATGGATAGATTCATTGAGCTGGGTATCCTTTTCTCCCCAACATATTTCCAAAATAAGAAATCATAACTAATTGATAACAATGCAGATTCGTTATTTTATGGCATATTGCCTACTCGCCAATGGGTTGATTAACTCCCAACAAGTAATGGCGAGTGAGGCATTAGGACACTGTGCCATCATCCCACCTGTATCTCCAACAGCCAACGACCGCGATGCTGTAGCAGGTATCCAAGCTGATGATATTGTAATTATTTCTGACTCGTCTTATGCCGAGATGGATAACACTGCACACTTTACTGGGGATGTGAGTTTCAGTCAGGGTAGTCGTCATATTTCTGCCGACAACGCCTCGGTTAACCAACCAAAGCAACAACTAAACGCATCTGGCAATCTAGTGTTTAAAGACGACATGTTTACCGTCACTGCTGATTCGTTAGTCGCGCAAATGGCATCAAATAGTGCCACCCTTTCAGGTGCTAAGTACTGGCTACATGGTCAACAAGTAAATGGTGACGCCGAAGAGTTAGAGATCACTAAAGATAACAACCTAGTGTTGTCTGGCACCAACTTCACAACCTGCCCACCAGAGTCTCAGTCTTGGCTGCTTGAGGCGCGAAAAATTCGCATCGACAGTGAAGAAGAGTGGGGCGAAGTGTGGGATGCAAAATTACGTGTAGCAGATATCCCGATTATGTATATCCCCTACATGACAGTACCGATTTCAGACAAACGTAAATCAGGTTTTTTATTTCCAGAATTTAGCACCAGTACCACTAATGGTGTCCAGATAAGCACGCCGTACTACTGGAATATTGCACCAGAATACGATTTAACCTTTACCCCTGATTATATGTCAGCCCGTGGCTTATTCCTCAAAACAGAATTTCGCTACATGAACTCGCCTGATCAGTCGGGACAATTTAATGTAGAGTATCTAGCAGACGACAGAAAGCTTGCCAACAGCCCAGATCGCTATCTTTATCACTGGAATCACAGTGGCAAAATTAATGACAATTGGCGCGTTCAAGCCAACTACACCGATGTGTCAGACAACAACTACTTCAATGATTTGAACTCACAAGTTGCGCGCGCGACGGACAATCAATTATCGCGCATTGGTGAAGCTAGCTACTTCGACCAAGATTGGGACTTTAGTGTCCGAGTGCAGGACATTAAGGTGCTTGGCGAAGAAGAAAAACCTTATCAAGTAATGCCACAGCTAAACTTTAACTATTACAACAAAGACTTCTGGCAAAACTTAGACTTCACCTTTGGCACGGAAGTGACTAACTTCCGTCATCAAGACGCACTTTATGGCAGTGCGACTCGCGTGCATATGGAGCCTAGTATTGCCCTGCCTATTCATGCACCATTTGGCTCGTTAACCAGTGAGATAAAGCTACTGCAAACCAATTACTGGCAAGATGAGTCAAGTTTGCAACCAGAGCTTGATAAAACCGTCAATCGTACAATCCCGCAGCTGCAAATTAACGGTCAAATTAATTTTGAACGACAAACTCAGTTTTTGTCGACACCAATGCGCCAAACCTTTGAGCCGCAATTTCAGTACCTGTTTGTCGGCTATGAAGATCAATCTGGCATTGGTATCTATGATAGTGCCCAGTTACAAGAGGACTATTTCGGCCTATTTAGAGACCGTCGTTTCTCAGGTCTCGACCGTATTGCCGATGCTAACCAAATGACGCTTGGTTTCACTACGCGCCTCTACAACGACAACAACCGAGAACAAATGAAGTTCAGCGTTGGTCAAATCTTGTATTTCCAGGAATCAAAAGTCCTCAAAGCGCAATCGGTGACGACTCAAGAACAATCAACTTCTGTATTGGCAGCTGAGTTAGATACCCGCGTATATGACGACTGGTTTGTGAGTGCGTCGGTGCAGCATGATACTGAACATGGCGAAAACAAAAAGAGTCAAGCAACGCTAGATTACCGCCCAGGCAGCGGTAAACTACTGCAATTCAGTTACCGCTACATTCCAGATCTGGTCAATAATAACACCAACGATAAGGTCAACATTTCTCAAGCTGGTTTACGTACAACCTGGCCAATTTCAGACGATTTGTACTTTGTTGGTAACTGGTACTATGACATCAATGAGCGCCGAAATATCGAAAACTATGCCGGTATTCAATATGAATCTTGCTGCTGGGCAGTACGCTTTAGTTATCACTACCGCATCAAAACCAATTATGACGATGATTTAAACCCAGGTATTGATACTCGTGAAGAGTTTGAAAGCGGCTTTTATCTCAACTTTGTCATCAAAGGTTTAGGGGCTCAGGACCATTGGGTGTCGACGATATGCTCAACGAAGGACTATTTAACTACCGCAAACCACTTTACTTGAGGAATTAGCCCCCAAGTGTGGTAGATTGCCAAGGTTAACAAAACAACGACAAATTTTTGCTGAACCAAGCGCTAAAGAAACAGTCATACAATAACCAGCTTAGGTTTAGTGAGATGTTCACAATGAGATTAAATAAAATCACCAGCTGATCATCTCGATACGGGTAACCGTAAATAGTTAAAGCACACCAATTAATGCCAAGGATTTTTTTGGATGAGACACAGTAAGAAATTGATGTTTGCATTGATGGCACTATTCGCAAGCCACCAAAGCATCGCAGCACCGCAACAACTCGACAGCGTAGCGGTACAGATTAACGATGGCATTATTTTAGAAAGTGAAATCGACAACATGATCCGCACCGTCAAAGCGAATGCTCAGGCTGCGAATCAAACCTTGCCTTCAGAGAGCGCGCTAAGAACTCAGGTTATTGAGCGCTTAATCCTTACTCACCTACAAATGCAGATGGCTGAACGTATTGGTCTGCAAATTGGTGACTTACAGCTTGACCAAACCATCGAAAACATTGCTCGCGAGCAGAAAATGACCGTGTCACAGATGCGCGACCAAATCGAAAAAGATGGCATGAGCTTCAATCAATACCGCGAACAACTACGTGAAGAAATCACCCTAGGTGAAATACAACGTATTCAAGTTCAGCGTCGTATTCAGGTATCTCCGCAGGAGATTAATAACCTAGTAAGAATGATTGAAGAACAAGGCTTAAAGGACGTTGAATTCCAGGTTGGACATATCTTAATTGATGTACCAAGTAACCCAAGCAGTGAGCAGCTAGAAAGCGCGAGCAAGCGCGCTGATGCGGTATTGAAGCGCCTCAACGACGGTAAAGACTTTAAAAGTACAGCCATCGCTTCGTCTTCAGGCCCTAAAGCCCTTGAAGGTGGTGTTTGGGATTTCATGAACATCAACGAAATGCCAACGCTATTTGCTGAAGTAATCAGTGGTGCAAAAAAAGGCGACATCATAGGCCCAATTAAGTCTGGCTCAGGTTTCCATATCATCAAAGTGATGGACACCCGCGGCATGCAAACTCAAGAAATTGACGAAGTTAAATCTCGCCATATTCTGCTAAAACCATCACCTATTTTGTCTGAAGAGCGTGCGAAAGCCATGCTAGACAACTTCTTAAAGCAAGTGCGCGCCGGCGAAGCTGACTTTGCTGATCTTGCTCGTCAATATTCAGAAGA
This DNA window, taken from Shewanella maritima, encodes the following:
- a CDS encoding aminoglycoside phosphotransferase family protein produces the protein MSQSDQRFVALQAWLTPLFEQPFEIRLISGDASFRRYFRVTLTAQQNQVSQASPHHVEQARLNATSYIVADSPVELVPIEPFIAMAEAYKQAGLLVPEVIASDAQQGFVLQTDLGDEQLLSHLTPQTVTQYYQQALALLPSIAGVTQTAQGELAQFDEAFLRRELGIFTEWLLECHLNYQPSDQESTLIENTNKVLIASALEQPQVGMHRDFHSRNLLLTEQESSDSKLAVIDFQDAVIGPVTYDAVSLLRDCYIRWPDELVNPLMQSHFDAMQAAGVIEKQTTFSRYQRWFDLMGLQRHIKAAGIFTRLKHRDGKTGYIKDIPLTLQYIVDISARYVELAEFGQWLEANIVPRFACAKEQVCLENSKSIADEASV
- the surA gene encoding peptidylprolyl isomerase SurA; protein product: MRHSKKLMFALMALFASHQSIAAPQQLDSVAVQINDGIILESEIDNMIRTVKANAQAANQTLPSESALRTQVIERLILTHLQMQMAERIGLQIGDLQLDQTIENIAREQKMTVSQMRDQIEKDGMSFNQYREQLREEITLGEIQRIQVQRRIQVSPQEINNLVRMIEEQGLKDVEFQVGHILIDVPSNPSSEQLESASKRADAVLKRLNDGKDFKSTAIASSSGPKALEGGVWDFMNINEMPTLFAEVISGAKKGDIIGPIKSGSGFHIIKVMDTRGMQTQEIDEVKSRHILLKPSPILSEERAKAMLDNFLKQVRAGEADFADLARQYSEDPGSGAKGGELGWAEPSLYVPEFANTLMSLEPGEISEPFRTTHGWHIAQLEAKRKTDATDKFNSNRAHQLIFRRKFNEELQNWLDEMRSDAYIEIFDVASSRG